DNA from Granulicella arctica:
AGGGTGGAGCGGCTGATGCCGAGGACCTCGGAGGCGCGAAGTTTGTTGCCGGAGCAGCGGGTGAGGACGTCGAGGACGTGGCGTTGGACGACGTCCTGTAGGCGCTCGAGGGAGTGTTCGTTCTCGGGTTGCTGGGGTTTGGGGAGCGGGAGATGGTGGAGATCGATGGGGGCTCCACCTGCCTGGGTGGTGGCTTTTTGCAGAGTTTCGCGGAGCTCTCGAATGTTGTGGGGCCAAGGGTGGTGCTGGAGGTGGGTGAGGGCTTCGGGGGTGAGGGTTGGGTTATCGGTAATGTGTTGGAGGAGAGCTGTGGCTATGGCGGGAATGTCCTCTGGCCGGGTGCGGAGGGGTGGGAGGGTGATCTCGGCGGCGGCGATGCGGCGGTAGAGCTCGTCGCGAAACTGGCCGGTGGCTGCGAGGGTGCGGAGTTCACGGTTGCTGGAAGCAATGATCCGGAGGTCGCAACGCTGGACGTCCGGCTGATGGAGGAGGTGGACGAGGCGGGACTGGAGGGAGAAGGGAACGCGGTCGATCTCGTCGAGGAAGAGGGTGCCGCAGTGGGCTTCGCGGAGGATGTCGGCGGTGGGCGTGTCAGGAAGGAGACGGTCGACGAGCTCGGTGGCGTGCCAGGGGACGAATGGGCCGTTGTTGCCGGGGCTGCTCTGATGGAGGGCATGGGCGAGGGTCTGCTTGCCGGTGCCGGGTTCTCCGGTGATGAGGGCGATGCGGAAGTAGGGGGCAATGCGCTGAAGCTGTGAGCGTACGCGGCGTATGGCGATGCTGGATCCGGCGAGGTAGCAGTCCTCGAACCTCTCCGGCTCAAGGTCGCGGAACGAAGCGGCAATGGGATGGGGGTGACGATGACCGGTGGATGACATAGATAGTCTCTCCATCGGCAGGTGGGTGGGATCAGTTGAGTGGGTTAAAGCAGAAAACCCCGAGGGCTCGGGGCTTTCTGGGTTCGGTCGATATGGTTTATGCGTTGGTGGTGGCGCAGTAGGTGTCGAAGGCGCGCTGGAGCTCCTGCGCGATGGCAGGGGCGGTCGAGGTCTCGATGGCGGAGCGCTGCATGAGGTAGACGAGCTGGCCGTCGCGCAGGATGGCGATGGCGGGCGAGGTGGGAGGATGGCCGCCGAAGTAGCTGCGGGCACGCTCGGTGGCTTCACGGTCCTGACCGGCGAAGACGGTAACGGCGTGGTCGGGCTTGGTGGTGTGCTGCATGGCGAGACGAACACCGGGGCGCATCTTGCCGGCGGCGCATCCGCAGATGGAGTTGACGACCACCATGGTCGTTCCCGGTTTGGCTACGGCCGCATCGACCTCAGCGGCGTCGCGGGCCTCTTGAAGACCGGCGCGGGAGAGCTCTTCGCGCATCGGAATCAACATAATCTCTGGGTACATGGTGTCCTCCTGGACTTAGGTAGAGCTTGAAGCTTTGTCTTTATTGTACGGCGGGTGGTGGGAACGCGCTATGCGGTTCTTAGAGAGCAGATGCTGTTGTACTCTCAAGCGGTGCAGGATT
Protein-coding regions in this window:
- a CDS encoding sigma-54-dependent transcriptional regulator, giving the protein MSSTGHRHPHPIAASFRDLEPERFEDCYLAGSSIAIRRVRSQLQRIAPYFRIALITGEPGTGKQTLAHALHQSSPGNNGPFVPWHATELVDRLLPDTPTADILREAHCGTLFLDEIDRVPFSLQSRLVHLLHQPDVQRCDLRIIASSNRELRTLAATGQFRDELYRRIAAAEITLPPLRTRPEDIPAIATALLQHITDNPTLTPEALTHLQHHPWPHNIRELRETLQKATTQAGGAPIDLHHLPLPKPQQPENEHSLERLQDVVQRHVLDVLTRCSGNKLRASEVLGISRSTLYRMLDANTAAANPRYPG
- a CDS encoding BrxA/BrxB family bacilliredoxin translates to MYPEIMLIPMREELSRAGLQEARDAAEVDAAVAKPGTTMVVVNSICGCAAGKMRPGVRLAMQHTTKPDHAVTVFAGQDREATERARSYFGGHPPTSPAIAILRDGQLVYLMQRSAIETSTAPAIAQELQRAFDTYCATTNA